In Daucus carota subsp. sativus chromosome 4, DH1 v3.0, whole genome shotgun sequence, one DNA window encodes the following:
- the LOC108217784 gene encoding F-box/FBD/LRR-repeat protein At1g13570 isoform X1, which translates to MAESSRKKIALSKEDRISELPLHIQEIILCFLPIQDAVRTSVLSRKWRHCWTTIPNLIFDHRLSSFLRLDRYDGGHVKAIKFVSVVNKLLLLHNGPILKFSFICPMSFDAEVVHDFIDHWIPLFSRKCTKQLILEEDNEAGNFKAHNYSSLDLTHLRLGRSLFPHSSAFGGFVNLIKLELVNVASNFGQTIIVCPALEKLTLICCSEIFPVNFRAPSLKCLHQVHYGVSFEYDFMGLENLTEHSYVLVRNPETRTKSSNVVKVLGSLPKIEKFSTGIDFLKYLAGGGCPNRLSQPPPYLKTLNIWDMNFANLSEISCLLCLIRSAPNLCKLHMSHYECFHDEDCECAGKEDLKHYLIEDFEDCTIGHLEIVTFSNFMGIKTELEVVKFLLGHSPLLKTMCIHCGKGMKEDVALTMKKEIMQYSRGSSRAQIKYLEHPVIVDDFDFELWLEIFEM; encoded by the exons ATGGCGGAGTCTAGTAGGAAGAAGATTGCTCTTAGTAAAGAAGATAGAATAAGTGAGCTGCCTCTGCACATACAAGAGATTATCCTCTGCTTTCTGCCCATACAAGATGCTGTGAGAACCAGCGTCTTGTCAAGAAAATGGAGGCATTGTTGGACTACGATTCCAAATCTAATCTTTGATCATCGACTCAGCAGCTTCCTGAGATTAGATCGTTATGATGGGGGTCACGTGAAGGCGATTAAATTTGTTAGTGTAGTAAATAAACTTCTGCTACTCCACAATGGTCCAATCCTCAAATTCTCCTTCATCTGTCCTATGAGCTTCGATGCTGAAGTAGTTCATGATTTTATCGATCACTGGATTCCATTATTCTCAAGGAAATGTACCAAGCAACTTATTCTAGAGGAGGACAATGAGGCTGGAAACTTTAAGGCACATAATTACTCTTCTTTGGATCTGACCCATTTAAGGCTTGGAAGATCTCTTTTTCCCCATAGCTCTGCATTTGGAGGATTTGTTAATCTGATAAAGCTTGAGCTAGTTAATGTTGCTTCTAATTTTGGACAAACTATTATTGTTTGCCCTGCGCTTGAGAAGCTGACCTTGATATGTTGCAGTGAAATCTTCCCTGTTAACTTTCGTGCTCCTTCTCTCAAATGCCTACATCAAGTACATTACGGAGTAAGCTTTGAGTATGATTTTATGGGGTTAGAAAACCTTACAGAGCATTCTTACGTCTTGGTTAGAAATCCAGAAACGCGGACAAAATCATCCAATGTGGTCAAGGTCCTGGGCAGTTTACCAAAAATTGAGAAGTTCTCTACAGGAATTGATTTTCTTAAg TACTTGGCTGGAGGAGGGTGCCCAAATAGACTTTCTCAACCACCACCCTACCTGAAGACACTAAACATCTGGGATATGAACTTTGCTAATTTGTCAGAGATTTCTTGTTTGCTTTGTTTGATCCGGAGCGCTCCCAACTTGTGCAAACTACATATGTCG CACTATGAGTGTTTCCATGACGAGGATTGCGAGTGTGCTGGTAAAGAGGATCTTAAGCATTACTTGATAGAAGATTTTGAAGACTGTACTATTGGTCATCTTGAAATTGTCACATTCAGTAATTTCATGGGTATTAAAACTGAGCTCGAGGTAGTCAAGTTTCTATTAGGCCACAGTCCGTTGTTGAAAACAATGTGCATCCACTGTGGAAAAGGCATGAAAGAGGATGTAGCATTAACAATGAAGAAAGAGATTATGCAATATTCTAGAGGTTCATCAAGAGCACAAATCAAATACTTGGAACACCCCGTTATCGTTGATGATTTTGATTTCGAACTTTGGCTTGAAATATTTGAAATGTAA